GAAAAGATCACCATTTTAATCGAAAAAACGCAGGAAGATTATTTCCTCTGTCTCCTCTTAAAAACCGGCGGGAACGTGGGTCGCGGCCGCATCGAGCTGAAAAAGCTCGCCGCGAAATTGGCCAAAGAAATTTAACCAGGGGCGAGCGACGTGAAGAAAGCCACGGAAGTGCTGAACAGAATCGCCACCCTCGACGGCGTGCGGGCCGTAGTCCTCGTCTCGGGCGACGGCTTTCCCTTGGAATCGGTGATTAGGGACGAAACGCTGAACGCGGAAGAGGTAGCGGCATTGGCGCGCGACGGCGCCGCCGCGGCCCGCGAGATGGTTAATGACATGGAACAGGGGCAATTCGTCCAGGGGGTGTTCGAGTACTCCAAGGGCGCGATACTTCTAACCAACCTTCCGCTTCGGATGACGCTGGCGGTGGTAATGTCGCGGGGGGGCAACAAAGCGGCGTTGTGGAACGCCGCCGCGACGGCCTTCCCCGAAGTCATCAGGGCCCTCTAACACGGCACCGGCCGCGCGACGGCGCGGATTATCGACGACGTACGTGCTCCAAACGGAGCACCAGGCCAGCGCAAGCCGGCACAGGCGGCGCCAAAACGCTGGCCTAAATTAACGGCGGCGCAATATAGACACCGACTTTATAAATATACGAAAAATCCCGGCCGTCCGTAGACGACCCGGCAGGAATAGTAAACGCTATGAGCTATAAATCCGTATGGGATTTCGGCAGAGCGGGCGTCACCAACTACAGCGTCCACCGTATCGGGGAATATCCTACGAAAATAAGGCCGCTCGTTATCGCGAAAATACTAGAACGGTTTTCCGAACCGGGCGACGTAATTTTGGACCCGTTTTGTGGTTCGGGCACCGTTGCCGTGGAGGCAAAGCTACAGGGAAGGCATTCCGTTAATTACGACGTTAACCCAAAAGCCGTAGAATTGACGAGAACGAAGTTACAAAGACTCGATCGCGCGGAAATGGACGCCGCGATTAAATTCCTTATCCAAGAAGCTACTAGACAGAAAGGGAATACGAGTAAGAAGTACGAAATCGTAAACCTCGAGAAAGAAATTAAAAAACTCCGCGGCCGACTCGAAGAATTAGAAAACGGTAACGGGGTTATTAATAAAACCGAACACGAAACAGCCGTGTGTGACGCGAGGTCCTTACCTCTAAACGACGGATCGGTGGACGCCGTAGTGACGGATATACCGTACACAGGCATGATCGAATACTCCGAGATTGAAGGTGACTTGAGCAACTTAGATTACGAAGGGTTTTTAAACGGCATTACCGATGCGTTCTCCGAGGTCCACCGCGTATTGAAGAAAGGGAAATATTTCTGCTTATTCATAGCCGATTACAGGATAGGGGCTTCTCGGAAAATTATCCCCGTACACGCGGACGCCATCAAAATAACGGAGGATATGGGCTTTCCTCTATTCGACTTATACGTTTGGCGCTATTACAGGAGTGGCTCGTTTCGTCCTTTCGGGAAACCGCCGTACCAAGCGATGAACGTACATAGCTACATTTTATGTTTCTACAAACCTACGGGCGACGAAAAGGAAAAACCAAACCGGCCCATCAGGTACAGGCCTAGGCTTAAAGAAAAATTAACAAATAACGAGATTCGCGAACGAAAACCGCTTTTTGAATAGGGGTGCCGGAGGCCTAAATGGTCAACAATTCGCACGTCTTCGTCGTCGACGCAAAAACTTTCCCGGTGCACCGGGACCGCCTTTTTTAAAGTCGAAAAACCGATCTTATTTGAGTACGAAGTACGAGATGAATCTATTAGTTTCTCCCGTACGGTTAACTGAATATTCGATATGATAAACACCAACGAGCTCCGAGCCGGCAACGCTATTGAACTCGACGGTACGCCGTACGTGGTGACGAAATTCGCCCACGTCAAGCCGGGGAAAGGGCCCGCTTTCGTCCGCGTGGGCTTGAAGAACCTCCTCACCGGCGCCGGCCACGAGCAGACGCTGCGCGCCGGCGAAAAGGTGAAACGCGCCCGCCTCGACGAGCGCAACGCGACGTTCATGTACGCCGCCGGCGACGAATACCAATTCATGGACGAGGCCAGCTACGAGGAGCTCGCGCTCAAAGCGGACGAGCTGGGCGACGCCGCGCGGTGGCTCAAGGACGGGACGTCGCTCAAGCTCGTCTTCTACCAGGGCCGGCCCGTGGCGGTGGAGGTGCCGACCTTCGTCGAGCTCGCCGTAGCCGATACCGAGCCCGGCGTACGCGGCGACACCGCCACCGGCGGCTCGAAGCCGGCGACGCTGGAATCGGGCGCCGTCGTCAACGTTCCGCTTTTTATCAACGAAGGCGACGTCGTACGCGTCGATACGCGAACGGGCGAGTACGTGGACCGCGCGAAATAAACTCCCGGCCCGTTCCTAAATACTGCGAGGGGAAGCCGTCTTGAATATCGGAAAACTTAAAAAGATCCTCGACCTTATGGACGAGCGCGGCATAGCCGAAATCGAAATGCGGTCGTGGTTCCGGACGGTCCGCATAAGCCGCGCCGCCGCCGGCGCCAACGTCTCGTTCATCAGCGCCGGCCCGGTCAACCCGGCGCTGGCAGGACCGGCCGGGAAGGCCGCGGCGCCTCCCCTACCCGGCGGCGAAGCCGCGGCGGTCGCCGCCGAAGCCGAGGCCGCCGACGAAGACCTGATCGTAATCAAGTCGCCGATGGTGGGTACGTTCTACCGCGCGCCGGCGCCCGACGCCGACCCCTTCGTCGCCGAGGGCGATAAAGTATCGCGCGGCGAGGTCCTGTGCATCATAGAAGCTATGAAGATTATGAACGAGATCGAAAGCGAACACGCCGGGACGGTGGCCCGCATATACGTCGAAAACGCCGCGCCGGTGGAGTACGGCCAACCGCTGTTCAGCCTTGAGGCCGCCTAGGTCGGTTAAAAGTGAGCTCGAGTTGTTCGATAAAATACTAATAGCCAACCGGGGCGAAATCGCCGTCCGCGTCATCCGCGCCTGTCGTGAGATGGGAATCAAAACGGTCGCTATATACAGCGAGGCCGACGCCCGGAGCCTCCACGTCCGCTACGCCGACGAGGCGTTCTGCATCGGCCCGCCGGAAAGCGCCAAGTCGTACCTCAACGTCCCGCGCATTATTGCCGCCGCGGAAGTCACGGACGCCGAAGCCATCCACCCGGGGTACGGCTTCCTGGCCGAGAACCCCTACTTCGCCGAGGCGTGCGAGGCCTCCAACCTCGCCTTCATCGGGCCGACGTACGAGACCATAACCGACGTGGGCGACAAGGCCTCGGGGCGCCGGATAATGGCCCGGGCCGGCGTCCCGGTCGTCCCGGGCAGCGACGGCCCCCTTAAAACCGAAGACGACGCGCTGGACGTCGCCGAAGAGGTGGGCTACCCGGTGATGGTCAAGGCCGTCGCGGGGGGCGGAGGCCGCGGCATGAGGGTCGTCCATACTCCCGCCGCCCTCGCCAAGGCCTTCGCCACCGCCTCGGTCGAGGCCGAGGCCGCGTTCGGCAATCCCGAGGTCTATATCGAGAAATTGGTCCCCCGCGCGCGCCACGTCGAGGTCCAGATCCTGGGCGACGGCCGGGGCCACGTCATTCACCTGGGCGAACGCGACTGCTCCATCCAGCGGCGCCACCAGAAATTGATCGAGGAATCGCCGGCGCCGGCGCTGCCGAAGAAGGCGCGCGAAAAGATATTGGCCGGGGCCGTCACCGCCGGCCGGGCCGTGAATTACCGTTCCGCCGGCACCATAGAATTCCTGGTCGATGAGGACGGCTCGTTCTACTTCATAGAGGTTAACGCTCGCATCCAGGTGGAGCACCCGGTCTCGGAGATGGTGACGGGCGTCGACATCGTAAAAGAACAGCTGCGCCTCGCCGCCGGCGGCGGCCTGGCTAAAAATTCGCCGCCCACGGAAGGCCACGCCATAGAGTGCCGCATCAACGCCGAAGATACGAACCACGACTTCCGCCCGACGCCCGGCACGATAACGAACTACGTCCCGCCGGGGGGCCCGTGGGTCCGCGTGGATACGCACATTTACCCCGGGTACGCCGTGCCGACGCACTACGACTCGCTGCTGGCCAAGCTCATCGTGTGGGCGCCCGGCCGCGACGAAGCCATCGCGCGTATGGCGCGGGCGCTCGCCGAAACCACCGTCGAGGGCGTCCCGACCACGATCCCGTTCCACTATCGCGTCGTACAATCCCGCATGTTCAAAGAGGGCGAAATATCCACGGATTTTATCGCCGAACTCGAGGCGAGCGAAATAAAGAGCAAGGGGCAATAGGGGATAACCCGACGTTATGGCGCCGCTGTCGCTCCGCACTTGGCTCACGGGCGCGCCGCCGAACGGCCGGGACGTGGCCGGCGCGTGCGCCGTCGTCGTGGACGTTCTACGCGCTACCTCCACCGTCGCGGCCGCCCTGGGCCACGGCGCCGCCTGCGTTATCCCCCGGGCGGACGTCGACGAGGCGTTCGCGGCGCGCGCCGAGCTCGAGGGCGGAGGCGAAGAGCCGCTGCTGGGCGGCGAGCGCGGCGGCTTCAAGGTTCCGGGGTTCGACCTGGGAAACTCGCCGCTCGAGTACGACGCGGAGCGGGTGGCGGGCCGGCCGGTGGTGCTCTGTACTTCCAACGGCACCGCGGCGCTGGAGCGGTGTCGCGGCGGG
This sequence is a window from bacterium. Protein-coding genes within it:
- a CDS encoding roadblock/LC7 domain-containing protein; translation: MKKATEVLNRIATLDGVRAVVLVSGDGFPLESVIRDETLNAEEVAALARDGAAAAREMVNDMEQGQFVQGVFEYSKGAILLTNLPLRMTLAVVMSRGGNKAALWNAAATAFPEVIRAL
- a CDS encoding DNA methyltransferase, yielding MSYKSVWDFGRAGVTNYSVHRIGEYPTKIRPLVIAKILERFSEPGDVILDPFCGSGTVAVEAKLQGRHSVNYDVNPKAVELTRTKLQRLDRAEMDAAIKFLIQEATRQKGNTSKKYEIVNLEKEIKKLRGRLEELENGNGVINKTEHETAVCDARSLPLNDGSVDAVVTDIPYTGMIEYSEIEGDLSNLDYEGFLNGITDAFSEVHRVLKKGKYFCLFIADYRIGASRKIIPVHADAIKITEDMGFPLFDLYVWRYYRSGSFRPFGKPPYQAMNVHSYILCFYKPTGDEKEKPNRPIRYRPRLKEKLTNNEIRERKPLFE
- the efp gene encoding elongation factor P; translation: MINTNELRAGNAIELDGTPYVVTKFAHVKPGKGPAFVRVGLKNLLTGAGHEQTLRAGEKVKRARLDERNATFMYAAGDEYQFMDEASYEELALKADELGDAARWLKDGTSLKLVFYQGRPVAVEVPTFVELAVADTEPGVRGDTATGGSKPATLESGAVVNVPLFINEGDVVRVDTRTGEYVDRAK
- the accB gene encoding acetyl-CoA carboxylase biotin carboxyl carrier protein, whose amino-acid sequence is MNIGKLKKILDLMDERGIAEIEMRSWFRTVRISRAAAGANVSFISAGPVNPALAGPAGKAAAPPLPGGEAAAVAAEAEAADEDLIVIKSPMVGTFYRAPAPDADPFVAEGDKVSRGEVLCIIEAMKIMNEIESEHAGTVARIYVENAAPVEYGQPLFSLEAA
- the accC gene encoding acetyl-CoA carboxylase biotin carboxylase subunit, yielding MFDKILIANRGEIAVRVIRACREMGIKTVAIYSEADARSLHVRYADEAFCIGPPESAKSYLNVPRIIAAAEVTDAEAIHPGYGFLAENPYFAEACEASNLAFIGPTYETITDVGDKASGRRIMARAGVPVVPGSDGPLKTEDDALDVAEEVGYPVMVKAVAGGGGRGMRVVHTPAALAKAFATASVEAEAAFGNPEVYIEKLVPRARHVEVQILGDGRGHVIHLGERDCSIQRRHQKLIEESPAPALPKKAREKILAGAVTAGRAVNYRSAGTIEFLVDEDGSFYFIEVNARIQVEHPVSEMVTGVDIVKEQLRLAAGGGLAKNSPPTEGHAIECRINAEDTNHDFRPTPGTITNYVPPGGPWVRVDTHIYPGYAVPTHYDSLLAKLIVWAPGRDEAIARMARALAETTVEGVPTTIPFHYRVVQSRMFKEGEISTDFIAELEASEIKSKGQ